In the genome of Desulfovibrio desulfuricans, one region contains:
- a CDS encoding NYN domain-containing protein, producing the protein MHTAFLIDGFNFYHSIQYLNNKLKWFDYSSFCKHFMREEDTLHSITYFTALANWRERAVKRHSVFIEACGVMGVNVVLGKFKEKTARCPYCEKNFTKHEEKATDVNIALFAYRLASQGVEKVFLITGDTDMIPAIRLIKQDFPQTTVGVIFPYHRYTGEMKKEAHLSYKTDDNSLENFILPTVLVKPNGKKIRCPAEWA; encoded by the coding sequence ACGGCTTTTCTCATCGACGGTTTCAACTTTTACCACTCAATACAATATCTTAATAATAAGCTAAAATGGTTTGACTATTCAAGTTTCTGCAAGCACTTCATGCGGGAAGAAGACACGCTGCACAGTATCACCTATTTTACGGCCCTGGCCAATTGGCGCGAACGCGCTGTAAAGCGCCATAGCGTTTTTATAGAAGCGTGTGGGGTGATGGGCGTAAACGTAGTTCTTGGAAAATTTAAAGAAAAAACAGCCAGATGCCCATACTGTGAAAAAAATTTCACTAAGCATGAAGAAAAAGCCACTGATGTTAATATCGCGCTTTTTGCCTACAGGCTTGCGTCACAAGGTGTCGAAAAAGTTTTTTTAATCACTGGGGACACAGACATGATCCCAGCCATAAGATTAATTAAACAGGACTTTCCTCAAACAACCGTAGGGGTAATTTTCCCGTACCACAGATATACTGGTGAAATGAAAAAAGAAGCCCATCTAAGCTATAAAACTGACGATAACTCGCTAGAAAACTTTATTCTCCCGACAGTCCTTGTAAAGCCAAATGGCAAAAAGATAAGATGTCCAGCAGAATGGGCATAG